A genomic window from Candidatus Lokiarchaeota archaeon includes:
- the ftsZ gene encoding cell division protein FtsZ — protein MHPLVEGVLNETPSSEDPRRARAKRTHTRSSTSDDELADLLETASARILVVGVGGAGNNAVTRLMEVGVEGAETMAVNTDAQDLYFSNSHHKLLLGKETCGGLGAGNDPDLGEAAAVETYDVIEEVVGGDLVFITAGMGGGTGTGAAPHIAKAAKENGALTVAIVCLPFEVEGRTRKKNAQRGLNGLMEHVDTLIAIPNEKLLEIAPDLSLPEAFMVADEILVRAVKGIAELISRPGLVNLDFADVRTTMKNGGVSIIALGEGEGEDRAEEAVFNALRNPLIDVSIENARNILINVSGSTDLQLQEAKHVVELITEQVNPDAEVIYGALIQPELENKLRVTVIASGVKSPWIINSRSEPVTPLAEDLKDELDLPKVE, from the coding sequence ATGCATCCGCTTGTTGAAGGAGTTCTAAATGAAACGCCGAGTAGTGAAGACCCAAGAAGAGCGAGGGCAAAGAGGACACATACTCGATCTTCTACTAGTGATGATGAGCTTGCAGATTTACTTGAGACAGCCAGCGCAAGAATACTCGTAGTTGGTGTAGGAGGCGCAGGCAACAATGCAGTCACTAGATTGATGGAGGTAGGAGTAGAAGGGGCAGAAACTATGGCGGTCAATACTGACGCCCAAGACCTCTACTTCTCTAATTCGCATCACAAGCTTCTCCTAGGTAAGGAAACATGTGGAGGACTAGGTGCAGGAAATGATCCCGATTTAGGTGAAGCTGCCGCTGTTGAAACGTATGATGTTATAGAAGAAGTTGTTGGCGGAGATCTCGTTTTCATCACAGCGGGAATGGGCGGAGGAACGGGAACGGGCGCGGCCCCCCATATTGCAAAGGCAGCAAAGGAAAACGGTGCACTAACTGTCGCCATTGTATGTCTTCCCTTTGAAGTGGAAGGACGAACTCGGAAGAAGAATGCTCAGCGCGGACTTAATGGATTGATGGAACATGTCGATACCCTGATAGCGATACCAAACGAGAAGCTATTGGAAATCGCACCGGATTTGTCATTGCCTGAAGCATTCATGGTCGCTGACGAGATACTTGTTAGGGCGGTAAAAGGAATAGCTGAACTGATATCTCGACCGGGACTTGTCAACCTTGATTTCGCGGATGTTCGTACAACTATGAAGAATGGAGGGGTCTCTATTATCGCTTTAGGAGAGGGGGAAGGAGAGGACAGAGCTGAAGAAGCAGTCTTCAATGCCCTGCGCAACCCCTTGATTGATGTATCAATAGAAAATGCCAGGAATATACTCATCAATGTAAGTGGTAGCACCGACCTCCAGCTACAAGAAGCGAAACATGTTGTGGAACTGATTACAGAGCAGGTCAATCCAGACGCTGAGGTTATCTATGGAGCGCTTATTCAACCCGAGTTGGAGAACAAACTCCGAGTCACGGTAATAGCTTCGGGGGTTAAATCACCCTGGATTATCAATTCACGCTCTGAACCGGTAACACCGCTTGCTGAAGATCTGAAGGACGAGCTCGACCTTCCCAAAGTCGAGTGA
- a CDS encoding protein translocase SEC61 complex subunit gamma gives MMGIADFIREARRILKLATKPSKDEIWLSARISLLAMVLVGILAFIIQTLMAIITQNWQQSG, from the coding sequence ATGATGGGTATAGCAGATTTCATTCGTGAAGCGAGACGGATCCTGAAGCTAGCTACAAAACCATCCAAAGATGAGATTTGGTTGAGTGCAAGAATCAGTCTCCTAGCCATGGTTCTTGTGGGCATATTAGCATTCATAATCCAAACTCTGATGGCAATCATAACTCAAAACTGGCAACAATCTGGCTAA
- a CDS encoding transcription elongation factor Spt5, translating into MQSTGNIYAVRTTIGQEKSVGDLIRTAVTSANDIWVCPFCEKEFDFKDDAQEHIKECQMAEGEDSPERVSENKLLGRVKAVLVPGTLRGYIFLETMEFRDVELAIQGIPHVRGRVGGKVTLEEIDKFLVPPPAAEGISVGDLVEIISGAFKGERAKVVRVESAKGELILELLDSPHTIPIRVHADFAKLVEKAEPEEDEEEEGEEESGFWAK; encoded by the coding sequence ATGCAATCCACGGGCAACATTTATGCAGTACGAACTACAATTGGACAGGAAAAGAGCGTTGGAGATTTAATTAGAACAGCCGTGACCAGTGCAAATGATATCTGGGTATGTCCATTTTGTGAAAAGGAGTTTGACTTCAAGGATGATGCTCAGGAGCATATAAAGGAATGCCAGATGGCCGAAGGGGAAGATTCTCCTGAACGTGTATCGGAAAACAAGCTATTAGGACGGGTTAAAGCAGTTCTTGTGCCCGGTACTCTGAGAGGGTATATATTCCTTGAAACCATGGAATTTAGAGATGTGGAATTGGCAATCCAAGGAATTCCCCATGTACGAGGGCGTGTTGGGGGAAAGGTGACACTTGAAGAAATTGACAAGTTTCTTGTACCTCCACCCGCCGCTGAGGGTATTTCAGTTGGCGATCTCGTTGAGATTATTTCTGGAGCATTCAAGGGTGAACGGGCTAAGGTAGTCAGAGTCGAATCAGCAAAAGGAGAATTGATCTTAGAACTGCTTGACAGTCCTCATACGATTCCAATAAGAGTACATGCAGATTTTGCCAAGCTTGTTGAAAAAGCTGAACCAGAAGAGGATGAAGAAGAGGAAGGAGAGGAAGAAAGCGGGTTCTGGGCGAAGTAG
- a CDS encoding 50S ribosomal protein L11 has product MSEANKITVDAMVEGGKASGGPPIGPALGPTGVNIYQVVQKINEVTQPYEGLKVPVTIIVDPSSKEFEVDVGTPPTSALILKEVGAPQGSGEPNLSKVGDISIEQLKKVAKGKANDLTALDMKAAVLTVAGTCVSMGVTIEGKEPKVFQKEVANGEWDDELDEPFREG; this is encoded by the coding sequence ATGAGTGAAGCGAACAAAATAACTGTAGATGCCATGGTGGAAGGCGGAAAAGCCTCTGGTGGGCCTCCAATAGGTCCTGCTCTAGGTCCAACGGGTGTCAATATCTACCAAGTAGTACAGAAGATTAACGAAGTGACCCAACCGTACGAAGGACTGAAGGTACCTGTTACCATCATTGTGGATCCATCTTCCAAGGAATTTGAAGTCGATGTAGGAACCCCTCCAACAAGTGCGCTCATACTCAAAGAAGTAGGAGCGCCACAAGGTTCTGGCGAACCAAACCTGTCTAAAGTTGGAGACATAAGTATTGAACAGCTGAAGAAAGTTGCAAAGGGTAAAGCAAACGACTTGACTGCCCTAGATATGAAAGCTGCTGTTCTAACTGTAGCCGGTACTTGTGTATCGATGGGTGTTACGATTGAGGGAAAAGAGCCCAAGGTGTTCCAGAAAGAAGTAGCCAACGGTGAGTGGGATGATGAGCTTGATGAGCCGTTCAGGGAGGGATAA
- a CDS encoding 50S ribosomal protein L1 codes for MAYEFPDIKEAVSEARKKGVARDINFEQSFDTAVNFRTKEIDMSDPENRFNEELILPNDLYPPSKVAAFGDGEFAENAKAAGVSRVISKDEIAEIGEDKSKQKAVVKEFDFFIAARDAMPLVGRYLGQLLGPRGKMPKPYPPEADLGGVVEQYQRTVRIRMRNTPTFHVKVGHERMGDEQIAENTDAVIDFVRDKGLARRIDSVYVKTTMGPAIEVPR; via the coding sequence GTGGCTTACGAATTCCCGGACATAAAAGAGGCAGTATCCGAGGCCAGAAAGAAAGGAGTGGCCCGAGATATCAATTTCGAACAGAGCTTCGATACCGCTGTTAACTTCCGGACAAAAGAAATTGACATGTCAGATCCGGAAAACCGATTTAACGAAGAGCTGATTCTACCGAATGATTTGTATCCACCATCCAAAGTAGCTGCTTTTGGGGATGGAGAATTCGCTGAAAATGCAAAGGCTGCAGGCGTATCTAGAGTCATCTCCAAAGACGAGATAGCAGAAATAGGGGAGGACAAAAGCAAGCAGAAAGCAGTGGTGAAAGAATTTGATTTCTTTATTGCTGCCCGAGACGCCATGCCCCTTGTTGGAAGATATTTGGGACAGCTACTAGGTCCACGTGGGAAGATGCCCAAGCCGTACCCACCTGAAGCTGATCTTGGTGGTGTTGTCGAACAGTATCAAAGAACCGTAAGAATCAGAATGAGAAATACCCCAACCTTCCATGTCAAGGTCGGCCATGAGCGAATGGGTGACGAGCAGATTGCCGAAAACACGGATGCCGTAATCGATTTCGTGAGAGACAAGGGGTTGGCACGGAGAATAGATAGCGTTTATGTGAAAACAACAATGGGCCCAGCAATTGAGGTACCACGGTAA
- a CDS encoding 50S ribosomal protein L10 yields MTVYEHDVPQWKKDTVKKLSDMIEDSEMVGLVNVEGVGAKQMHGIRESLRGSAVIKMARNTLMKRAIDKVDKEGIQKLENHVKGPVAFVFSDQNPFNLSQFLRENKAAAPAKGGQVTPKDIIVPSMNTGVAPGPFISELAALDIPSRVKGGVIHITEETVAVEAGEIVSNAMAQMLGRLGIEPMELQLKLIAAYADGTLLTENVLETDLQDIFKEVIIGHQFAVNLSINAGYPTADTIPMVIAKADREAKSLALSTGFVVPDMIGEFLAKANAESLALAKQLANENPDAIPSEIIDEISSVPAASPAQQPQEEEVAESEDEEEDEEVEATEGLGSMFG; encoded by the coding sequence GTGACTGTATATGAACACGATGTTCCACAATGGAAGAAAGACACCGTAAAGAAGCTAAGTGACATGATCGAAGACAGTGAGATGGTTGGTCTTGTAAATGTTGAAGGCGTTGGTGCCAAACAAATGCATGGTATTCGAGAGAGCCTCAGAGGCTCAGCGGTTATCAAAATGGCACGAAATACCCTCATGAAAAGGGCCATCGACAAGGTGGATAAAGAGGGTATCCAGAAACTGGAGAATCATGTAAAAGGACCAGTCGCTTTCGTCTTTAGTGACCAAAACCCGTTCAATCTTAGTCAGTTCCTAAGAGAGAACAAAGCTGCAGCACCGGCAAAGGGTGGGCAGGTTACACCAAAAGATATCATTGTACCATCAATGAATACAGGTGTTGCACCAGGCCCCTTCATCAGTGAGTTAGCAGCCCTTGATATTCCCTCACGTGTGAAAGGCGGTGTTATTCATATCACCGAAGAAACCGTTGCAGTTGAGGCAGGTGAAATTGTCTCCAATGCCATGGCACAGATGCTTGGAAGACTGGGCATAGAACCCATGGAACTTCAGCTGAAACTCATTGCTGCATATGCTGACGGCACGCTTCTGACAGAGAACGTACTTGAAACTGATCTTCAGGATATATTCAAGGAAGTCATTATTGGTCACCAATTCGCAGTTAATCTGTCAATTAATGCAGGTTATCCAACGGCTGATACCATTCCGATGGTTATAGCCAAGGCGGATAGAGAAGCCAAGAGCCTAGCTCTGAGCACCGGTTTCGTGGTGCCAGATATGATAGGCGAGTTCCTTGCGAAAGCCAATGCAGAATCACTAGCACTAGCAAAGCAATTAGCTAACGAGAACCCAGACGCAATACCCTCAGAAATCATTGATGAGATCAGTTCTGTCCCAGCTGCATCTCCAGCACAGCAACCTCAGGAAGAAGAGGTTGCTGAGAGCGAAGACGAAGAGGAGGACGAAGAAGTAGAGGCAACCGAAGGCCTAGGATCAATGTTCGGATGA
- the rpl12p gene encoding 50S ribosomal protein P1, with the protein MEYVYAALLLHKAGKKIDSENMEAVLSAADVEADQGRIKALIAALEGVDIEDALKSAAMPAAPAAGAGEAPTEEPAEEEEEEEEEEEDEDEATEGLGSLFG; encoded by the coding sequence ATGGAATATGTATACGCAGCATTACTGCTTCACAAAGCAGGCAAGAAGATAGATTCAGAAAACATGGAGGCCGTCCTTAGTGCGGCTGACGTAGAAGCTGACCAGGGTAGAATTAAAGCCCTGATTGCAGCTCTCGAGGGTGTCGATATTGAAGATGCACTGAAGAGTGCGGCAATGCCAGCTGCACCTGCTGCAGGTGCTGGCGAAGCCCCAACTGAAGAGCCTGCTGAAGAAGAGGAAGAAGAGGAAGAGGAAGAAGAAGACGAAGATGAAGCTACTGAAGGATTGGGCAGCCTATTTGGCTAG
- a CDS encoding histone deacetylase family protein gives MQIVYHPDMAKTYDRTPAGAPGRLDTAVQVLSKSEDYEFVEPKPATKKQIRYAHDPTHVENVAKEGYGGSNGVVYRLAALAAGGAIKAGHIAAEGDPSFALVRPPGHHASRRGYWGFCYFNNVAISLLDLRAEGIIDSAFILDFDLHTGDGTINILGNDDAFVIVNPSSKGNEAYLQEVKETLSSSPSVDIIVASAGFDQYEGDWGGNLSTDAFHKLGHLMSEFAQEECNGRRYGVLEGGYNHEDLGRNVDAFCSGLMTN, from the coding sequence TTGCAGATTGTATATCATCCTGATATGGCGAAAACCTACGATAGAACACCGGCAGGGGCGCCCGGAAGATTAGATACGGCAGTGCAGGTTCTTAGCAAAAGCGAGGATTATGAATTCGTGGAACCCAAGCCTGCAACGAAGAAACAAATACGGTATGCACATGATCCAACTCATGTCGAGAATGTAGCAAAGGAAGGCTATGGGGGTTCCAATGGGGTGGTGTATCGACTCGCGGCACTGGCCGCGGGAGGTGCAATCAAAGCCGGACACATCGCAGCAGAAGGTGATCCCTCATTTGCTCTTGTCAGGCCACCTGGCCATCATGCTTCACGACGGGGATATTGGGGCTTCTGCTACTTCAATAATGTAGCAATATCATTGTTGGATTTGAGGGCAGAAGGAATCATAGACTCAGCGTTCATTCTTGACTTCGATCTCCACACGGGAGATGGCACCATCAATATTCTTGGAAATGATGATGCTTTTGTGATAGTCAATCCTAGTAGCAAAGGAAATGAGGCTTATCTTCAGGAGGTGAAAGAGACACTCTCAAGCAGTCCCTCCGTTGATATCATCGTTGCATCTGCAGGTTTCGACCAGTACGAAGGTGATTGGGGAGGGAATCTCTCAACCGATGCCTTTCACAAACTCGGACATCTCATGAGCGAGTTCGCACAGGAAGAATGCAACGGACGTCGATACGGAGTACTTGAAGGCGGTTACAACCATGAAGACCTAGGACGAAATGTTGACG